The segment ACCAGCCGCCTGCTCGGCGTCGTCCGGGAGGTGGTGGTCGCGGCCCTCTTCGGCGCCGGGGACGCCAAGGGCGCTTACGTGGTGGCCTACTCCGTTCCCTTCCTGGTGCAGCGGCTGCTGTTGGGCGGCACCCTCAGCATCGTGTTCATCCCCGTCCTGACCCGCGTGCGTCTGCGGCAAGACGACCGGGAGCGGGCGGAGGTGGTGGCGCATCTCACGGGTCTCGTGCTGGTCCTCGGTGGCAGCATGGTGCTGCTGGGGCAGATCCTCGCGCCGTGGATCATCCCCCTGGCCGCTCCGGGATTCGGTGCGCACCCCACCGCGCTCGCGGTGTCCCTCACTCGAATCCTCTTCGTAGCCATGGTGTTCCTGGCCCTGGCCCTTTACCTGACCGGCTACCTCCAGGCCCACGAACGTTTCACCGTCCCCGCCTTTGCGCCCCTGCTCTTTAACCTCACCGTCATCGGTGCCACCCTGGGGTTCGGGCCCGCGCTGGGGATCCACGGGCTTGCCCTGGCGTGGGTCCTGGGGACCTTGGCGCAGTTCCTGGTGCAGATCCCCGCGGCCCGGCGGGCAGGCTTCCGGTTTCGGATCCGCCTCGGAGTGCGGCACCCCGCGGTGCAGGAGGTGGTGCGGCTCGCGCTTCCCGCCATGCTGGGGCTTGCCGTGGTGGAACTGAACGCCTATGTGGACCGGATCTTCGCCTCCTTTCTCCGGCCCCAGGGAGCGGTGAACGCGGTAGCCGTGCTGGACTACGCTTACGAGGTGGTGCAGGCCCCCGTGGGATTCTTCGCCATCTCCATCGCCACGGCCCTCTTCCCCACCCTCTCCCGGCAGGCAGGGAAGGGGGAGCTTGGAGC is part of the Armatimonadota bacterium genome and harbors:
- the murJ gene encoding murein biosynthesis integral membrane protein MurJ — protein: MADAHPRSFARAAALMGVAAVTSRLLGVVREVVVAALFGAGDAKGAYVVAYSVPFLVQRLLLGGTLSIVFIPVLTRVRLRQDDRERAEVVAHLTGLVLVLGGSMVLLGQILAPWIIPLAAPGFGAHPTALAVSLTRILFVAMVFLALALYLTGYLQAHERFTVPAFAPLLFNLTVIGATLGFGPALGIHGLALAWVLGTLAQFLVQIPAARRAGFRFRIRLGVRHPAVQEVVRLALPAMLGLAVVELNAYVDRIFASFLRPQGAVNAVAVLDYAYEVVQAPVGFFAISIATALFPTLSRQAGKGELGALGQTISLGLRAALWCAAPVAALYLAVPEVLVRVLFERFAFTPQATAAVSGAVAAYGAGLVSISCYVVLTRAYYALQDMRTPLRVGACMIPLNALLDWVLMRVWGHVGIALATSVVSTVNVGVLWWLLRRRLETLEPGRVWRTALRAALGAAAVGLLVWGMMGVLRDALGSGLVGETIRLVAALGIAGGVYLGSSLVLRAEEARWVLGLVRRGAAPVGS